One window of Chloroflexus aggregans DSM 9485 genomic DNA carries:
- a CDS encoding S41 family peptidase → MRHRHILLMLLAAIIMSGCTFGQNPAEPALTGARPAAPATRIPLPSPLPSATPAPTASDLARTPTPTPPIGTIVPTPTLAPLSREQRLQIFQQVWEKVRDNYVYPDYNGLDWQAIREELRPKVAAAVTPEEFYSIMREMIARLGDDHSRFESPQEVAAQLAEASGQLQYGGIGVSVRTIDEGGLITRVVPGGPADQAGILTRDIIVAVNGIPFNDPNAFGPDGAIGAVRGIPGTSVRLTIKRGNEPLREIEVVRAVIDIAVFNRVTVERLAGDVGLLTIPSFYVDNADSQARDALTNLLAAGPVRGMIIDVRDNSGGYIHIMRNIIALFHDGGSIGTSVGRNEREEQRIPRGKTIAGLIDIPIVVLISEETASAAEMFAAGMRVLCQATIVGVPSAGNTENLYGYNFDDGSRLLLAEVAYQLPDGTLIEGTGVVPDVLIEAEWWRFPREQDPQLQAALAIIQKPS, encoded by the coding sequence TATTCCTTTACCAAGCCCTTTACCAAGTGCCACGCCGGCTCCTACAGCATCAGATCTCGCGCGGACACCAACCCCTACACCTCCGATTGGAACGATTGTTCCTACACCAACACTGGCTCCACTCAGTCGTGAACAACGTCTGCAAATCTTTCAGCAAGTCTGGGAAAAGGTACGCGACAACTATGTGTACCCTGACTACAACGGACTAGACTGGCAGGCAATTCGGGAAGAGCTACGACCAAAAGTTGCTGCTGCTGTAACCCCGGAAGAGTTCTACAGCATCATGCGCGAGATGATTGCCCGGTTGGGTGACGACCACTCGCGCTTCGAGTCTCCGCAAGAAGTTGCTGCCCAGCTTGCCGAGGCCAGTGGTCAACTACAATACGGCGGCATTGGTGTGAGTGTGCGAACCATTGATGAAGGCGGCCTCATCACCCGCGTGGTGCCCGGTGGGCCGGCAGACCAGGCTGGTATTCTTACGCGCGATATTATTGTGGCCGTTAATGGCATTCCGTTCAACGATCCCAACGCATTCGGTCCAGATGGTGCAATTGGGGCAGTCCGTGGCATTCCCGGTACGAGTGTCCGGCTGACGATAAAGCGCGGCAACGAGCCGTTACGAGAGATTGAAGTTGTCCGAGCGGTAATCGACATTGCCGTGTTCAATCGAGTTACTGTCGAACGGCTCGCCGGTGACGTTGGCTTGCTCACCATCCCTAGCTTCTACGTCGACAATGCCGACAGCCAGGCACGTGACGCCCTGACTAATCTGTTAGCAGCGGGGCCGGTACGCGGGATGATTATTGATGTCCGTGATAACAGTGGCGGCTATATTCATATCATGCGCAACATTATCGCCCTCTTTCACGACGGAGGCAGTATCGGCACGTCGGTAGGTCGTAACGAGCGTGAAGAACAGCGCATTCCACGTGGAAAAACGATCGCGGGTCTGATCGACATCCCGATTGTAGTACTTATCAGTGAAGAGACGGCCAGTGCCGCCGAGATGTTTGCCGCCGGGATGCGGGTTTTGTGTCAAGCGACGATTGTTGGTGTACCATCGGCGGGGAATACCGAAAACCTGTACGGCTACAACTTCGATGATGGCTCACGGCTTCTCCTGGCTGAAGTCGCCTACCAACTTCCCGACGGTACCCTGATCGAGGGAACCGGTGTTGTCCCTGATGTCCTGATCGAAGCGGAATGGTGGCGCTTCCCGCGTGAACAAGACCCACAACTGCAAGCCGCACTAGCCATTATTCAAAAACCATCGTAG
- the dnaA gene encoding chromosomal replication initiator protein DnaA — MNLTHIWKTTLSALQSQTSRHDYEALLRPAMLLSLDNGIARIGVSSPIQKEGLENRLLMPLRNALTRVVGYPVQVQVLIANQALRPEVTAAPRNGTHVALEPEPFVTEPPTPAFTSGNGNGERAVQLDLASAMRSGMLNPRYTFASFIVGSSNRLAHAACLAVADNPGQAYNPLFLYGGVGLGKTHLLHAIGNRVLDRDPEINVLYVSSEKFTNDLINAIRRQQTEEFRMRYRNIDVLLIDDIQFIAGKDATQEEFFHTFNTLHSAAKHIVISSDRPPKAILTLEERLRSRFEWGLIVDVQPPDLETRTAILRAKAEQMSVHVPDEVIDFLAHKIQSNIRELEGSLNRVAAYAELNRLPITIDTATAALADLLGNQRRRRISAEAILQIVSEHYGIEVEQLRARNRSRHVVVPRQVAMYLLREETESSLVDIGNLLGGRDHTTVMYGCEKIAEEINTDSHLRSEVMAIRERIQMMRGL, encoded by the coding sequence GTGAACCTGACTCACATTTGGAAAACGACACTTTCTGCTCTACAATCGCAAACCTCTCGTCACGACTACGAGGCACTATTGCGACCGGCAATGTTGTTGTCGCTAGACAACGGCATAGCTCGGATTGGGGTCTCCTCACCTATCCAGAAGGAGGGGTTGGAGAATCGATTGTTGATGCCGCTGCGCAATGCGCTGACCCGTGTGGTTGGCTATCCGGTGCAAGTACAGGTACTGATCGCTAATCAAGCGTTACGACCCGAAGTGACAGCGGCGCCCCGCAACGGTACGCATGTGGCATTAGAGCCAGAGCCATTCGTGACCGAGCCACCGACGCCGGCCTTCACATCTGGTAATGGCAACGGTGAACGTGCGGTACAGCTCGATCTCGCCAGTGCAATGCGTTCGGGCATGCTCAACCCACGCTATACCTTTGCCAGCTTTATTGTCGGTTCGAGCAACCGGCTCGCTCACGCCGCTTGTCTCGCCGTGGCCGATAACCCCGGTCAGGCTTACAATCCGCTCTTCCTTTATGGCGGTGTTGGTTTGGGTAAGACCCACTTGCTTCACGCGATCGGTAATCGCGTGCTCGATCGCGATCCTGAAATTAATGTGTTGTACGTCTCATCAGAAAAGTTTACGAACGATTTGATTAATGCGATACGTCGCCAGCAGACCGAAGAGTTTCGGATGCGTTACCGGAATATCGATGTGCTGCTGATCGATGATATTCAATTTATCGCCGGAAAAGATGCAACACAGGAAGAGTTTTTTCACACGTTTAATACGCTTCATTCCGCAGCTAAACATATTGTGATAAGTTCCGATCGCCCACCGAAGGCTATCTTGACCCTCGAAGAGCGGTTACGCTCACGATTTGAATGGGGTTTGATCGTTGATGTCCAGCCACCCGATCTCGAAACGCGCACGGCTATTTTGCGCGCTAAAGCCGAGCAGATGAGCGTACATGTGCCTGACGAAGTGATCGATTTTCTGGCGCACAAGATTCAGAGTAATATCCGTGAGCTTGAGGGTAGTCTTAATCGAGTGGCTGCCTACGCCGAACTCAATCGGTTGCCCATAACGATTGATACCGCGACGGCGGCACTCGCCGATTTGCTCGGTAATCAGCGACGCCGGCGGATTAGCGCTGAAGCGATTTTACAGATCGTAAGCGAACATTACGGGATTGAGGTAGAACAATTGCGCGCCCGTAACCGTTCACGTCACGTAGTCGTACCACGCCAGGTGGCGATGTATCTGTTGCGGGAAGAGACCGAGAGTTCGCTGGTCGACATCGGCAACCTGCTTGGTGGACGCGACCATACCACCGTTATGTACGGCTGCGAGAAGATCGCCGAGGAAATCAATACCGATAGTCATTTGCGCAGCGAGGTAATGGCCATCCGTGAACGCATCCAAATGATGCGCGGCCTGTAA